Proteins from one Impatiens glandulifera chromosome 2, dImpGla2.1, whole genome shotgun sequence genomic window:
- the LOC124924968 gene encoding serine decarboxylase-like, which yields MSNGELVPSGVSNDNKEISLGMNVHVMCYDVTEPHVDDEDSGDKEASMASILARYRKTMVQRSHHHLGFPVNQDLDYGALTQLQDFCINNLGDPFIESNYGVHSREFEIGVLDWFANLWEIEKSDYWGYITSCGTEGNLHGILVGREVHPNGILYTSRESHYSVFKAARMYRMKCVEVDTLITGEIDCVDFKAGLLANKDKPAIINVNIGTTVKGAIDDLDLVIKTLEECGFLPDRFYIHCDGALFGIMMPFVKCASKITFKKPIGSVSVSGYKFVGCPMPCGVQITRMEHINTLSRNVEYLASRDSTIMGSRNGHAPIFLWYSLNRKGYKGLQKEVETCIRNAHYLKDQLVDNGISAMLNELSSTVVFERPLDVNFVRRWQLACERNMAHVIVMPNVTIGKLDDFLKELVKKRKDWYKDGDVPPPCLASDIGSKNCLCPFHK from the exons ATGTCTAACGGAGAGTTGGTGCCTTCTGGTGTATCGAATGACAATAAAGAAATTAGTTTAGGGATGAATGTGCATGTCATGTGTTACGATGTCACAGAGCCACATGTCGACGATGAGGATTCAGGCGACAAAGAAGCTTCCATGGCCAGCATCTTGGCTAGATATAGGAAGACTATGGTTCAGAGGAGTCATCATCActtag GTTTTCCTGTCAATCAGGACTTAGATTATGGAGCTTTAACACAGTTACAAGATTTCTGTATAAACAACTTAGGAGACCCATTCATTGAAAGCAACTATGGCGTTCATTCTCGAGAATTTGAAATAGGCGTTTTGGATTGGTTTGCCAATCTTTGGGAAATCGAGAAGAGTGATTATTGGGGATACATCACAAGCTGTGGAACAGAAGGAAATCTTCATGGTATTCTTGTTGG TAGAGAAGTCCATCCAAATGGAATACTATATACATCAAGAGAATCACATTACTCTGTTTTCAAAGCAGCAAGAATGTATAGAATGAAGTGCGTTGAGGTTGATACTTTAATCACCGGTGAGATTGATTGTGTCGATTTCAAAGCCGGGCTGCTTGCTAACAAGGACAAACCCGCAATTATTAATGTTAACATAG GAACAACTGTTAAAGGAGCTATTGATGATCTCGACCTTGTCATAAAGACTTTAGAAGAATGTGGATTCTTACCTGATAGATTTTATATTCATTGTGATGGAGCTCTATTTGGGATTATGATGCCTTTTGTCAAATGT GCATCTAAAATTACATTCAAGAAGCCAATAGGAAGTGTGAGCGTTTCCGGCTATAAGTTTGTGGGATGCCCAATGCCTTGTGGAGTTCAAATAACGAGGATGGAACACATCAACACTCTGTCAAGAAATGTCGAGTACCTTGCCTCTCGAGACTCCACCATTATGGGAAGTAGGAACGGACACGCTCCAATCTTCCTGTGGTACTCATTAAACAGAAAAGGTTATAAAGGGTTACAAAAAGAAGTAGAAACATGCATAAGAAATGCTCATTACTTGAAAGACCAGCTTGTGGACAATGGGATTAGTGCCATGCTCAATGAGCTGAGTAGCACCGTGGTGTTTGAGCGACCATTAGATGTGAACTTTGTGAGGCGGTGGCAACTTGCTTGCGAGAGAAACATGGCGCATGTTATTGTGATGCCCAATGTGACTATTGGGAAGCTTGATGACTTCTTGAAGGAATTAGTGAAGAAACGCAAAGATTGGTACAAAGATGGGGATGTTCCGCCACCTTGTCTTGCATCGGATATAGGGAGTAAGAATTGTCTTTGTCCTTTCCACAAGTAG
- the LOC124927689 gene encoding vacuolar iron transporter homolog 4-like — MASKQIASHVNTSAPDQDVERIGSQLEEENEELFDYSKRAQWLRAAVLGANDGLVSTASLMMGVGAVKPDIKSMILTGFAGLVAGACSMAIGEFVSVYSQLDIHLAQMKRQNNINNNIKQDQDQKETLPNPIQAAAASALAFSFGAIVPLLAASFIKDYKLRVWVVLAAVTAALLVFGWAGAALGRAPWVRATVRVTVGGWVAMAITFGFTKLIGSSSVLG, encoded by the coding sequence ATGGCTTCCAAACAAATAGCCTCTCATGTTAACACTTCTGCCCCCGATCAAGACGTCGAGAGGATCGGAAGCcaattagaagaagaaaatgaagagttGTTCGACTATTCCAAACGGGCTCAATGGCTACGTGCCGCAGTGCTAGGAGCCAACGATGGATTAGTCTCGACCGCATCATTAATGATGGGTGTGGGTGCAGTCAAACCAGACATCAAATCCATGATCCTCACAGGATTCGCAGGCCTTGTGGCTGGAGCCTGCAGCATGGCGATAGGAGAGTTCGTATCTGTATACTCTCAACTCGACATTCATCTCGCTCAGATGAAGAGACAAAACAATATTAACAACAACATAAAACAAGACCAAGATCAGAAGGAGACTCTTCCTAATCCGATACAGGCAGCGGCTGCATCTGCTCTCGCGTTTTCCTTTGGGGCGATCGTGCCTCTCTTGGCAGCTTCATTTATAAAAGACTATAAGTTGAGGGTCTGGGTGGTGCTGGCGGCGGTTACCGCGGCTTTGCTAGTCTTTGGGTGGGCAGGGGCGGCTCTGGGTAGAGCGCCGTGGGTGAGGGCTACGGTTAGGGTTACGGTTGGCGGGTGGGTGGCTATGGCTATAACCTTTGGCTTTACAAAACTTATTGGTTCAAGTTCAGTATTGGGTTAA
- the LOC124927633 gene encoding vacuolar iron transporter homolog 4-like, with amino-acid sequence MASKQIASHVNTSAPNQDVERIGSQLEEENHEELFDYSKRAQWLRAAVLGANDGLVSTASLMMGVGAVKPDIKSMILTGFAGLVAGACSMAIGEFVSVYSQLDIHLAQMKRQNNINNNIKQDQDQKETLPNPVQAAAASALAFSFGAIVPLLAASFIKDYKLRVWVVLAAVTAALLVFGWVGAALGRAPWVRATVRVTVGGWVAMAITFGFTKLIGSSSVLG; translated from the coding sequence ATGGCTTCCAAACAAATAGCCTCTCATGTTAACACTTCTGCCCCCAATCAAGACGTCGAGAGGATCGGCAGCcaattagaagaagaaaatcaTGAAGAGTTGTTCGACTATTCCAAACGGGCTCAATGGCTACGTGCCGCCGTGCTAGGAGCCAACGATGGATTAGTCTCGACCGCATCATTAATGATGGGTGTGGGTGCAGTCAAACCAGACATCAAATCCATGATCCTCACAGGATTCGCAGGCCTTGTGGCTGGAGCCTGCAGCATGGCGATAGGAGAGTTCGTATCTGTTTACTCTCAACTCGACATTCATCTCGCTCAGATGAAGAGACAAAACAATATTAACAACAACATAAAACAAGACCAAGATCAGAAGGAGACTCTTCCTAATCCGGTACAGGCAGCGGCTGCATCTGCTCTCGCGTTTTCCTTTGGGGCGATCGTACCTCTCTTGGCAGCTTCATTTATAAAAGACTATAAGTTGAGGGTCTGGGTGGTGCTGGCGGCGGTTACCGCGGCTTTGCTAGTCTTTGGGTGGGTCGGGGCTGCTCTGGGTAGAGCGCCGTGGGTGAGGGCTACGGTTAGGGTTACGGTTGGCGGGTGGGTGGCTATGGCTATAACCTTTGGCTTTACAAAACTTATTGGTTCAAGTTCAGTATTGGGttaa
- the LOC124927482 gene encoding uncharacterized protein LOC124927482, with protein MDPCPFVRITISNFALKFPINSRSNRIHASPFPCYCEIKLKTFPRQTVTVPVLHTENESPRGSSQSLAATFHLNKSDLIKLNGKSLFGRKLYLKIAVYTGVRGNHFGVNSGKLIGKIAVPVDLSSAEARVLVFHDGWISIGGEDKVDSSQFHVNVTAEPDPRFVFEFEDEPECSPQVFQIQGSIRQPVFTIKFTFRNYVDRNQRSRSLPPDWRSSRSWLRSFSSHREKTGKERKGWFITVHDLSGSPVAAASMATPFVASPGSEWVSRSNPGCWLILRPGEGTWKPWGRLEAWRERSSGDFLGCRFELIPDNSSNGIVIAENLVSCSQGGKFIVDLGFPGGGGGGRSTPRRSLSPGCSPRGNNGFGSGSGARGFVMSACIEGEGKKGGKPTTVEVSVQHVNCMEDAAAYVALSAAVDLSMDACMLFSQKLRKELCPTRDLMP; from the coding sequence ATGGATCCTTGTCCATTCGTCCGCATTACCATCTCCAACTTCGCTCTCAAATTCCCGATCAATTCCAGGTCAAATCGCATCCATGCATCTCCCTTCCCTTGCTACTGCGAAATCAAGCTAAAAACCTTCCCTCGCCAAACCGTCACCGTACCTGTCCTCCACACGGAAAACGAATCCCCGCGCGGAAGTTCACAGTCGCTCGCAGCAACTTTCCATCTCAACAAGTCAGATCTAATCAAACTTAACGGTAAATCTCTCTTCGGCAGGAAACTCTACCTCAAAATCGCGGTCTACACCGGCGTCAGGGGAAATCATTTCGGAGTTAACTCCGGGAAACTAATCGGTAAAATCGCCGTACCTGTTGATCTATCAAGCGCGGAGGCTAGGGTTTTAGTTTTCCACGATGGCTGGATTTCAATTGGAGGTGAAGATAAAGTAGATTCGTCGCAGTTTCATGTCAATGTAACCGCTGAACCCGATCCGagatttgtgtttgagtttgaaGACGAACCGGAATGTAGTCCTCAAGTTTTCCAGATCCAAGGTAGTATTCGTCAACCGGTATTCACAATCAAATTCACCTTCAGAAACTATGTCGACAGGAATCAAAGATCTAGGTCTCTGCCTCCAGATTGGAGAAGTTCGCGAAGCTGGTTGAGATCATTCAGCAGCCATAGAGAAAAGACAGGGAAGGAGAGAAAAGGATGGTTCATCACAGTTCACGATCTATCCGGTTCGCCGGTTGCTGCCGCATCAATGGCAACTCCATTTGTGGCTTCCCCCGGTTCAGAATGGGTAAGCCGATCCAACCCTGGCTGCTGGCTAATCCTCCGCCCTGGAGAAGGCACCTGGAAGCCATGGGGGCGGCTCGAGGCTTGGAGAGAACGTAGCTCCGGCGACTTCCTCGGTTGCCGGTTCGAGCTTATTCCGGACAACTCTTCAAACGGCATTGTCATCGCTGAGAATCTAGTAAGTTGTAGCCAAGGAGGGAAATTCATCGTCGACCTCGGATTCCCCGGCGGCGGCGGTGGTGGGCGTTCAACGCCGAGGAGATCGTTGTCGCCGGGTTGTAGTCCGAGGGGTAATAATGGATTCGGATCCGGATCCGGGGCGAGAGGGTTTGTGATGTCAGCGTGTATTGAAGGGGAGGGAAAAAAGGGCGGTAAGCCGACTACGGTTGAAGTTAGTGTGCAGCACGTCAACTGCATGGAAGATGCAGCGGCATACGTGGCACTATCAGCAGCCGTTGATCTAAGCATGGATGCTTGTATGCTTTTTTCACAAAAGCTTCGTAAAGAATTATGCCCCACTCGAGATCTGATGCCTTGA